The following proteins are co-located in the Solanum stenotomum isolate F172 unplaced genomic scaffold, ASM1918654v1 scaffold3152, whole genome shotgun sequence genome:
- the LOC125852007 gene encoding uncharacterized protein LOC125852007, translating into TSSTKEEKKYINTNMNKIFEKPFIPKKQNLTFVPPQLNTYKESLNQDKKTYNHITRAYIENIHKIQTFLNKNPRSKTTQNPHEDYITQALQGYNKLIALPKTNANLIATCYNYGLLNTVYTQTGDEIATIPELHKAFMNYKRITKGTLFYIKFYSAPAEILYDEIKPIIQVIKIGLTREMIIPEKIEEQEEIQKVEIPAFYAGKRVIGIATILNELTSNYLNNNAIWSYYSREQTMIYSNCREFRATDMEELRQWALSLLKPAEQQPTTRAIRKDFISSEMMTRYCKTIGHKYPDHQCSKCQGEDNVIPDVQLE; encoded by the coding sequence TACATCATctacaaaagaagagaaaaaatatatcaatacaaatatgaacaagatattcgaaaaaccatttatTCCCAAAAAACAAAACCTCACATTTGTACCACCTCAATTAAATACCTATAAGGAAAGCTTAAACCAGGACAAAAAGACCTATAACCATATAACCAGagcatatatagaaaatatccacaaaatacaaacctttttaaataaaaaccccAGATCAAAAACTACCCAAAACCCACATGAAGACTATATTACCCAAGCTTTGCAAGGATATAATAAACTAATAGCCTTACCAAAAACAAATGCAAACCTAATAGCAACTTGCTATAATTACGGACTATTGAATACAGTATATACCCAAACTGGAGATGAAATAGCTACGATACCAGAGTTACATAAAGCATTCATGAATTATAAGAGAATAACTAAAGgaactttgttttatataaagttttattCAGCACCAGCAGAAATACTTTATGACGAGATAAAACCAATTatacaagttataaaaattggaCTAACTAGAGAAATGATTATACCGGAAAAAATAGAGGAACAAGAGGAAATACAAAAAGTAGAGATACCAGCATTTTATGCAGGGAAGAGAGTTATTGGAATAGCTACTATACTAAATGAGCTAACATCAAATTATTTGAACAACAATGcaatatggagttattattcacGAGAACAAACAATGATATACTCGAATTGTCGAGAATTCAGAGCAACAGATATGGAAGAACTCAGGCAATGGGCATTAAGTCTGTTAAAACCTGCTGAGCAACAACCTACAACAAGAGCTATAAGGAAGGACTTTATCTCATCGGAAATGATGACCAGATACTGTAAAACTATTGGCCATAAATATCCGGATCACCAATGTTCAAAATGTCAAGGCGAAGATAATGTGATTCCAGACGTACAGCTGGAGTAA